DNA from Mustela lutreola isolate mMusLut2 chromosome 6, mMusLut2.pri, whole genome shotgun sequence:
acagaacccagtgcagggctccatttcatgactctgagatcatgacctgagctgaaaccaagagttggacgctttgggtccctaggtggctcaggtggttgggcgactgcctttggctcaggtcaagatcctggagttccaggattgagtcccgcatcaggctccctgctgagcagggagcctgcttctccctttggccctccccctctcatgctctcgctctctctcaaataaataaataaaatcttaaaaaaaaaaaaaaaaaaagagttggacgcttaactgactgcagaCTCCACTTACTCTAGTTCCCTTGCTCTttctaccacatctgcagttTCTTCATCCACTCAAGTCTTGAATCTCTCAAAGTCCTTCATGAGGATTGCAATcagcttcttccaaactcctgtttgtgttgatattttttacctttttccatGAATCACCATTGTTCTTTATGACATCTAGATGGTGagtcctttccagaaggtttccagtttactttgcccagatccatcagagggaTCACTCACTCTCTAGCCTTATGAAGTGTATTTCTTAAATAGAAGGACTTACAAGTTgaaatgactccttgatccatggtCTGTGGAATGGATGTTGTGCTAGCAGGCATGGAAGCATTCATCTtgtccatctccatcagagcACTTGGCTGACCAAAGGACACTGTCAAtgagcaatctttttttttttttttttttttttttttggctatttattCTTagtagcatataatgtattatttgttttaaaagaaatctttttttctgagcaggagttctcaacagtgggctttaagtattcagtaaaccatgttggaAACAGGTGTgttgtcatccaggctttgttccATTTATAAGAGCATGGCAGAGttgatttcacttaatttttgaaGACCCTAGGATATTTGGAATGATCCTTGAGCCCTGGCTTCAACTTGAAGTTACCAGCTGCCCCTGACCAGAGAGTCACTCCGTCCTTTGAAGCTTTGCAGCCAGGCATTGACCTCCCTAACCATGAAAGTCCTAGATGACATCTTCTTCCGATAGAAGGCCGTTTCATCTACACTGAAAAACTGTTGTCTAGTATAGCCTCGTCATGGATGATCAGAGATAGGTCTCCTGGAGAACTCGCTCCATCTTCTCCATCAGCAcctgctgcttcaccttgcacttttGTGTTATGGAGACAGCTTCTTTCTGGTTTAACCCACATGAAGCcacctctgctagcttcagacttttctcctttggccttcccatctctctcagccttcacagaactgAAGAGAGCGAGGGCCTTGCTCTGGGTCAGGCTTTGTCTTAAGGGACGGTTGTGACTGGGTTGATCTTCCATCCAGAACATTCAAACCTTCTCCATATCAAGGGTAAGGCTATTTCGCTCTCTTGTCATGCATGCGTTCACTGCAGTagaacttttaatttccttccagaacttttcctttgcattcacaccTTGGCTAACTGGTGTAAGAGGCCTAGCTTTCAGCCTGTCTTGGCTTTCAGCATGCCTTCCTCACCAAGCTTAATCATTGTGAGCTTCTGATTTAAAGGGAGAGTAGAGctatgcaattttttttctcacttgaaCATTTAGAAGTCActgtagggttattaattggttaATCTTGTCTTaaagttgttgttttattttgttttgttttgtttagagttcatttatttatttgagagagagagaagagcacaagcagggggagcagctggcagagggagagagaagcagactcctcgctgagcagggagtctaatacggggctcaatcccaggaccctgggatcatgacctgagccaaaggcagatgcttaaccaatggggCTACACAGGCACTCCCCATTGGCCTAATCTTAATtttgttgtgtctcagggaatagggagaaggacagagagatggGAATGACCAGTCAGTGGGATTTATTGCTCGAGTTCATATCTTATAGGGGCATCCTTTGTGGGACcctaaaacaattacaatagcAACATCAACAGTTATTGATCACGGATTGCCATAACACTTATAATAATAACGAAAAAGTCTGAAGTACTGTGGGAATTACCAAACTGACAGACACAAAGTGAGTAAATGCCATTAGGAAGAAGACCTCAGTAGACTTGCTTGACACCACATTGCCACAGACCTTCCATTTATAGCAGAGGCAGTGTCTGTGACGCACAAACAAGGTATGCCTAATATGGTTTATCCCGTCCctacctctcttcctcttctccgaGATACAAGGAAGGGACATAAAGTATAGAGAAcactgaaggaaaagaagataaaataactaTATAGCAAAGGTGGAAGGAACAAGCTAAGAGGCTGGGTAGAGGTTTGGAGGAAGGTGGAAGGAAGTGAGAAGTGGGGAAATAAAGATGAGCAAAGTTAGTAGGAGAAGGGGAGACATGCCAGATCATCAGCTTGTTTGCGCTCATGGAAGCCCCACCCACCCACAGCCTCTTCTCTTCCTTGTGTTCTTGCGAGTTACATTTCTCAAGGGGTCACAAACTTCTTCTCACAGCCTTCCTGGGAAGTTGTACTTAGGGGAAGGGgaacaaaaaaaagagattaaagctTGGGCCTTAGAAGGCCAGCCAAAGAGCACAGCCGTAAATGCAAGTGCGGCATGTTTTAAATAGGCCATCTGGCGCTATTCCCTTCATGACTGTAGGAtgattaaaagtaaaaggaatgCTTGTGTCTGAGCTCTCTGGACATACGGCTAAGAGTGTGTTTCACTTAAGTAATGTCAGCTCTCTGAGGGAAagctcttcctctgtccttttctctttgcCCTTCAGAACCAGGAGAGGAAGCACAGAACGTATGTGTATGTGCTTATTGTCACAGAAGTGCTGGAAGACTGGGAAGATTCCGTTAACATTGGTAAGTTGTCCCCAGATAGCTTTCAGAATGCTCCCCACCACGGGCCCTTGCCACgccacaggtcatgatccagacCTAGAAACAAGCCTGATGAAAGAAGCCATAGAAGAATATGTTTATTGGAACAAGCATGTCCATTTTGATGAAAAGTAGTGTTTTGAAATATTCAGAAGAAAGCTGAAGGTGGGTACCTGGTCAACCAATAGAAACATGGTgcctaaaaaataagaaatgtggtTTCTAACACCAAACTGGTCCGCCCACAGCAGATAGTGACCCTCGTCCACAATGCTGGGGCCACCGCTGGCCACAAAACCCCAGCTGGGAGCAGGACCTTGGCTGTTCCTTGTGATGCTTATTCATACTGTTGGAGAAAGCTACTGGTTTGGTGGGGGGAGCCGCTTCCTCCAGAGTTGTGTGGTAGAAGCAGAGCAGTGGGAGCAGTTTCCGGTTTTACCCATATTTGCCTTCGGATGCCCCTCCTTTTCTCCTGAGGAGCCATTCTCTGATTGCTCAGATCACTATTGGGTGTGTGTCTTTGGAACTAAAAACTTAGTTGATTTAATGGTTGGATCATGGTTTAATCTTTTGCCTCTGAAGGAAAGTATATTCTAGGGaagtgtaatattaatttaaaaaccgGTTATAAATCAGCAAACGGATAGAATCCAGTTGCTGAAACCTCTCCCTTTATGGTGCGTGTGGGCTTTGCCACCGTGCCCCTCACACTGCTGATGTGGGTGTTTTGTGGCCTTTCGGCTTTCAACGGCTTTGTATCTGGTAAGAATGCAATATGCTCAAGGAAATGAATTCAGTAGGGGTTTATTAAAAATAGGCTCCTTGACAGCCAGTGCTAGGGCTTAAAAAGGAGACAGAGATGAGTGTGGCATGGCCCTGTCCTCAGAGCATTCTGTCAGGCAGGAGTCACACACTAGTGATATGAATTGTCAAGGTACCGTTGCTCTATTAATATCCAACAGGACTTTCACCTTGTACTACTTGAGAGAATTGAAATACCAAAATAGTCTAAAATATGGAGAATAAGCCTGTGAGCTGTCCTTCAGATGAGCCTTTTTCGGGTGGAAATTGGCTTTTAAATGTACGCCTCAGTGAAGGATAAGTGAGCTGAGGTACATTCGTCTGATGGAATGTCGCACAGCTGTTAAACACGGGCTTCTGAAAGCTAATAGACCATGGCAGAGGGCTTGTGAATCATTGTTGGTGAATGAAAAAAGCAGGGTATAAACTTATATATACACTAATTAGAGCTACATTAAAATAGGaatgtgaaatgaaaacaaaaataaggttCTGGTTTTCACCTAAAGAATAAGGCAGTGACAGAGGGAAAGGTAGCATTGCCGAGCGGGGCGGTGGTGAGAATGACATGTGGCACacacaggcagggctggggagtgggATGGCCCTGCTGGAAAGCAATTTGGCGTTACAGAACACGAGGCCTTTAGAGTCCACATGTTTTATTCTTAGGATCTCAGTTCTAGGCCTCTTCTGGGAGgttaatagaaagaaaaaaacagataaagggtttttttgttgtttttgaagaGCGAGAGTgctgggggctgagggagaggggaagagagagaatcctaagcaggatccacgcccagcacagaacccGGACATGGGCtccgtctcacaaccctgagattgtgacctgagccaaaaatcaagattcagacgctctactgcctgagccatccaggcgctgcacatatttttttttataacgtAGACAAGTAAGTAAGAAAGAGtgtgtaataaaaaaagaagcaataacaATAATAGTACTAATAAGCAAACTCTTATAACATATACTGTGTGCCAGGTATCTTACATATTAATCCTCACAActagggcaccggggtggctcagtcagttaagcgtctatctgtagctcaggtcatgatctcagggtcctgggatgaagtcctgtatcgggctccctgctcagcgggaagtctgcttctctctggttccccctgcttgtgttccctctctcactatttctctgtcaaatagatgaaatctttaaaaaaaaaatcctcacaacTGACTTGTGAGATGGGTACTAGTTATTACCTCTACAAATGAAGAAGGTTAGGGGCACAGCTCAGTACCTAGTTCAGTAACTTGCCATGAACTGACCGTTCATTAGAGCCAGTGATGTTATTGGAGCCCAGCATGTTAGCTCCAGCATCGGGGGTTCTAACCACAACACTCTTCTTAGAGCTCTTCAGGACTCCAAGCATCTGAAAGCATGATCCCAGTTATAGTTGTTCAGGGCAGCCTCTTTTTCAGATACaatggaagaaaagcaaagacacGAAGATACCCAGGGTAGTCATTTGTGGTTTCTCGTGTTGTAGGTAATTGTATTCTTTatactttcttccattttcctaATGTTAAGCAATGATCTtttattataagagaaaaaaataaaggattttcaaaacaaatttgagaaaaaaggaagaaaacagactgAGAAGTTAGTAGGGATGgttactcttaaaaatattttatgatatatggatatataactctttaaattctgaaataaataactgATTATAAGGCAGGCAGCCCCATAATTCTGGAAGCGGACGTTCGTGCTGATTTGTACAGAAGATGGGGGTGCTGGCTGGGCTTCAGGTGTGTACCTGCGAGCCGGGCAAGGCCCAGAGGCCCCGGAACGTGAGAGGAGACCAGGAGGGCGGGTTTCACACAGTCTGCTTCTCAGATGTCTTCCCTATCTTCTGCATCAGACATCTGTATGGTATTTAAAGCATATACTCTTgtagggaaagaaagggaggaaaaacatcTTCGTAATGCCCAGTTTTAAAGTCTTGATAatgttgcttttctgttttcagcGACCCTTGCTCCCAAGCTGAAGATCAGAAGCCTGCAGTCGCTTCCCTTTtgtcctcatttcttcttctgtctgcccccacaggaaggaagagagaatggtTTAAAATAGAAGACGCTGTCAAAGTGCTACAGTACCACAAGCCGGTGCAGGCGTCGTATTTTGAGACGTTGAGGCAAGGCTACTCGGCCAACAACGGCACCCCGGTCGTGGCCACCACGTACTCGGTTTCTTCCCAGAGCTCCAGGCCAGGCGTCAGATGACTGAAGACTTCGCGTAAGAGGAATGGAAATTGGAAACTAGACTGGGGCACAGATCTTCCCTCCCTTGCTCTTTTCACCTCTCCTCACAGGCCTCCTCTCCAAATAAGGCATGATGGGCAGCAGAGAAAGGGGTTCTTGATGGTGTTGCTATTTGGTGTTAAGTGATgggctttttcttctctttttatggagggggtggggggtgggtgtgtaATTTGTAAGTACTTTTGTGCATGATCGGTCCCTCCCTTTCACACCCCTACAATTGTCTAGAGAGACAGACAGCCTTCCCTCGGCCTTGGATTCTGAAGTGTTCCTGTTTGTCtcaccccagccctggccagacgtttttttctttgatttttaatttttttttattaaaagataccAGTATGAGATGAAACCTTTCAAGAATTTGTCCTCTAATGAGCTGTTCAGTACAGGAGGTTGGTCACTTCCCCCGGCAGGGTACATTTATCTACACATTATATACTGGgcatataatatgtaaataaatgacttttagAAGAGGAATTTAACTGTTTaatttttcaaggtttttgtttcgttttttaaatTCGGGGTGTTTCTGAAACGGAGAGCCTCGCagttaatttccctttttgttttttgatgctaGTGGCTAGGTAAATGTCCCTGTCCCCTCTCTTTTCCCCAGTCACTGACTGTAGTTACATAGAGTACGGAAAGAGTTTAGCTACCTTTGTAGCACTCCCAGAACTCATGGCCTTCTCAAAGTTGTGTTTCCATTGCCAAGAAAGACATAGAAAGAAaccaattttcttttctattaccaACCCTGGAGCAAATGGCCTCTGCTCAGACCTGGAGAAACAATGATAGAGATTGGAGTCCTCTGTACATGTTGACAGTAGGGATTTGAACTGGATTCTTGGGATCATTATCTAAAAATCTAGAGCATCAAGCACTGTTTCTATCCTGCGGGTTGGAATTTTTTCCATTATGCTACTTAACCGCCAACAGTGGCTTCTCTCCTCGTGCATCCATGCCTTACACCATGCTGAACTGGACATTGTCCTTGTGCAGAATCATCCGCTGGCCTGGGCCAGTGCAGGTGTATGGTCCCATCCCCTCCTTGGGTGACCATGTTTAAGTTCCCGAAAATTACATGGGAGGATGATCCAGGTGTCTGCTTATCTTTGCGATGTGACAGCACTTGGAATTGCACCATGGAGCATGCTCAGAAATAGTCAGTGTGTCTCCTCCTGAGATGTGAAAGGTCCATCTGCTGAGAAGTGGCATGGGAGAACGCTGGGTGGTTGACTAGAACGACATCGTGCATAAGCCTGCTGCAGACTCGTGTTGGTTTTTGATACAGGCTATGTGCTGGCTTCGTTTGCCAGTTGTGTCATTTAGTTGGGAAGTAAGCAGaacagggtcttgagatggagtgGTGAGTCTAGGAGAGCGGACACTGTCAGTCCCTGGCTTAGGACATGCCGTTAGTGGCATCTTCCTTTGTCAAAATGTAGCCAGGATGTGAAATGAAAATCgtagttttctttatttaaaaattctaataaatacTCAAACTTTGAAAAGCTTTTGCTCTTCCCTCCCACTAAAAGagatgtatgtatacatatatatataaagatgtagGCCTGTGTCATTCAGTGTTCAACATTTTGAGGGGACATCTTTCGAAGAACTTTAAatttcactgtgtgtctctcAGTTTGTATCTTCTTTCCCAGTCTTGAGACACAGAACCACCAAAGGGTGCCCACAGTTTCCCTAGAATACCGTCCTACCTCTGGGAAAGGCATCCTGTCCCTAAACGGTCCCAGTGGACAAACCGCACCACGGGATCTGAGTTTAAATACCAACTCACTGTTCGCATTTCTTGCTCTAAAACGAACCGACTGCCACTTGTTGCCCAATGAAGAGCAGTCTGAGCTGCTGCCCATGTaagcaaaggagaaaatgtaATAGGTTCAACCAAGCACTAAGTAGAATCCAAAAGACGTTCTTCCAACTAAATTCTGCCTTTACGAGATGGACTAAAAGTACTCTGCAGGAAAACAAGCAGGACTCCTAAAAAGAGAACTGCAGTGTTGCTAGTAATTTGTGCGTTTTTTCATGATCTAAAGATGTTTTTACTGGGCCGGTGTCACAACAGAGGACCCTACCAAGTCCAGTGTGGACTGATGTTGGCATCTTTGGGTCAGGAGAGTGAACTGTGCCCAGAGGTGTTTTTCAGTGACATGAATGGGTCCTATTAATGCAATTAACTGGAGAGATTGTGCTGATGCTTTCTTAACGGACAAAAAGAAGCTTTGTCCAACACCAGAATTGTGGAAACTGGTGCTATTTTTTGTTACACTGGGATCCTGATGAGCGAGAATTGGTGTTCCTCCCTCCCTGGCACCGTTAACAGCATGGCTATCTTCACAGCTGTGTAGTCATAGCCCTTCTGTGATAGATGACTCAGACCCATGGTTGCGGTGGCCGTTACTCTTccccagagaaagaaagcaaggagaAACAGAAGAACGCACACAAGTGATCCCACTCGCAGAAGCTTTCTTGGACACCACTTTGCTGTGAACTCTGCAGGTACGCAACTCATTCAAGCTTGACACAAAAAGGTTGCTGTGTGTGGCGCAGACGCAGTCTCACAGTGAGTTTGCCCTTCAGGATGCTGGTTTATTACTAGGGCATCCATCACAGTCCACCGTGCGCCGGATGGAGAAAGCACTGGGGATTTCACTTTGTTCACTTCGTTTTCAGTTTATCGTTTTGCAGCCACTGGGGAAGCATCAGTGAGGTCATGCCATCTTTTTGGACcagggcggggtgtgtgtgtgtgtgtatgtgtgtgtgtgtgtgtgaaagagagagagagagagagagaagggctaCCAGGAGTCGGCTGTATCCGATTTGTTTGTAGCCTTGCAGAATGACGTGGCCCATGAAACAAGAGTCCTGATCTTTCTCGTAGCAAACCTGGCAGGATGGAAAAGTTAACGAattgacagttttgtttttacaagTGTCCGCTGCCCCATCTGCCCTGCGTGGAGAGGGCTCCTGCGATGCTGAGTCTGAGCTGAGGCCATCTGGAGGGATCAAAGCGTGTGGGAGGagcaccacccacccccccacccaccccacctcccccacccgaTGAGGCCGAGGAAGGCCTCGAAGGTGCAGGATTTCCGCCTTTCGCCTGGCGCGGTATAGCGCCATAGAGCCGGGAGGCCTTGCCTCTCGGGGCCTCTGGGGAACAGAGCGGGTCACTGCTCCCGGGAGGCTTCTGCAGCAGTTTTGTAAACGCATTGCTACACAGTCAAGTTCCTTCGTGACACATAATTTCTGTTTTGACATTAGGAGTCAGTCCATGTAAGGTCTTTTAGACttgcttagaagaaaaaaaaattcaccttttGTTGCAAAAAGCGGAATAAAATGTCCACGCAGAAgtgttcttcctccttcttcccctttctcttgccCATACACAGTTCTTGTTGGAGGCCCCCTTTTCCCCCCAGAACATATGTAATCAGAGAAGCAAGCCAACTCTCACCAGACCTGGCAATGCATCTCACATTGTACTGTATGTGCTTGTCGTTTCCACCTAGTGCTGGGGGAGTGCCTCTGTTGGTCTCCCCACctgacctttttttaaaacagcttagCCTGAGCCGCATTTCTTTTGGTTCCTTAAAAAGGATTTAATAACCACAGTGCGATCTTTGCCACGACTCTGTGATTTTTAGTATTTCTGAAGTGTTCTCGAATCCAGCCTTGTTGAGAGGAAATTTGGAATTAGAAGAAATACCTAGAGAAGTCGTCACAATGGgctcaattttgtttttaaggtaaaTGAGGATTAGCTCTTGTTTATACTCCAGCCTCGTCCTGGTCCTTTCTGCATTTCAGAACACCCATGTTTATAACAAATAGGAAACCTGTTAGCTCAAGAGGCTCTGGGACGAGGAGATTATCTAATGGTGATTATACAAGGCAAGGGCTCTTGTGGTTCTTGTTCTCGAAACTCTGAAAGAGGTCAGACCCGAAGCGACACAGGTCATACTGCCCTGCCGAGGTGACAGCCATTCCTTCTGAGCCCTGCTGGGATGGAACCTGTTTCCCCAAGGCCATGGGGGGGTGGCTTCCAGGCTGGGTAGCTGCCGATGTTTGTGACCTCAGCCTTGCTCCATCTGGGCACCCATCTCACTCAGAGTAGGTGAGAAAGCAGCCCATGGTCAGCCTAGGTTCTCTGGGGTGAGCCCTGCAACAGAGACTTCACTGTCCTGGAAGAGCTGGGTTCCATTGTCGTTTTAGACGATCACTCATAAAGCAGACATTGGAGATTTTCAGGGAGTAAATTGGGAAGCACTGGCTACAATCCATGAAAGCCACTGTTGTCTGTTGATTAGGTAACTTGAGGTGACCAGAGGCCCTGGGAACCTGGGGATGTGAGGCAGACTCTAATCTGGAGGCCAGCAGCCTTTCTGCTTCCACCTCGACAGAGGCAGCTTCACTCTTTGACCACATTTTTGCCGTAGCTGATGACCTTTCGGGGATGTGAGAAGCCTGATCAGAACATCCGAGCAAATGATACCTCTCACTCTCAGATTCATGAAATAGTTCGCCCTCCTAGTCcccttaaaaatgaataaataaaaagagaaagaaaagatgctgtTTGGTGAGGGTGTGGATGCACTGCTTGAGCTGAGGCGGGTAGTCCCCTGATTCTGTGTCTGCAGTATGAAGCTTTCTGAGTCAAAAAGGCATGTCTCTCCCCGGAAGCTTTATTTATAGTGAAGATTTGGTGAGCTTTAGTCTTCTGAAAAACTGAGATGGTCCACTTGAAGGGGAGCTCCACAGAGAAGCCACATCAACTCAGAATTCACGCCAGGAGGGATTCTGCTACAGAAGAAAGTGCCTTTGGCCAAAAAAGCAAGATTAATATCTAAAAGGTGGACAAGCATTGCTTCTGTTCCTCCAGCAACCAGTTGTTTAATAATTAACTCTCGGTTTCCTTTGGTTTACATTCTCAGTTCTGAACCCCATACAGAAGTCCCTAGAACATACCAAAAAAGGCATCTAAAACTCTGGAGATTGGCTTTAAAAGACCCAAAAGCAGCCGCATTGTCATTTTCCAGGTTCCTCGCCATTTTGACATGCTGCCCGTCCTTTCACACTCTGCAGCCAGCTCATATGTGAAGACTGGATTCATTGACTTGAGGAACCTCAGTTCTGGTTCTGGAACAATTACCTGCTAAATTGCCTACTGCCTGTGGAAGTTATCTGTAGGGTGTACCTTTCAGAGAACATTTCAATGGTATAGTAAAATTCTTATGGGCTCACGGGCCCAATCAGGCATTTAGATCAAAACTGGAAGTCTTtggggctccttggagaaaaagCAAGTCACCTAAATCCCAGTGCTGGCCCTTGAGACCATACTCCCCTCTGCCTAGTATGGGGTCAGGTGGCACCTGCAGGAAATCATTTTTCCAGTGAGATTGCCTGTAAGTCCCTTGGGGAGGAATACCCATGTAAACCTGTTTTTCTGAGCACTTTTATGCCAACTTGAAAATGGTAAGCTAAAGTAGCCCTGACCCCATAGCCTCTGTCCCCCTCTTTATTGTCCCGAATTTGGGGGGTTAAAAGCTTTTCAGGGTTAAACCCTGGTCTTTAACCTCTTTTTGTTGTGGAGGAGATGAGTCACTAACAGATGATCTAAAGGAGACTCTAGTTTTGATTTCTCGAGTACACTGGCATAACAGATGTGACTTATGGCTGGGAAAGTAGAACCTGATGGACTTCTACTTTCCGCACCAGGACACCCCCACACCAGAAAGGAGCTTCCACCGGGGACAGATCTGAAGTCAGGTTTGGGAGAACCTCCAAAGTGCTGAAATGCAGAGAGGACTTCAGGGGCCTTTGCTCCGCAGCCGGGTGGCTTTTGTTCTCCCAGGAACATGGAGGAGCTCCAAAGGCTATGGCAGACAGTGAAGTCACAGCGCACAGACTCAAACCATCCCTTTTGCCGCTTCTCACATGGCTCGTGCATGTTTTGCTCAGAATCCAAGGGGACCCTCCTCCAAAATCTCACTGGCTTCAGGTGTTTTGGTTAGCCTTCAACaacctccccctttctctcccacctGTGGGTGGACAGAACTGTGTCTGTTGCTCCAGGCACAGATGTGCGAGTCCAGGGCCCAGCAGCACAGTGTGGTGTTTAGTGGTCAGAAAAAAAGTCGGTCCACTCTGCTAACAGTGTGTGGTGCAGTTTCATACACGTCGggtctgtttttattgtttcGTGGTCTGAAAACCTTCAAGCTCCAACCTTACCCTCCAAGAAGAGGCGGATGGTTAGACTAAGAAACCTTCAGTTGGTACTTCTGTCTTAGGAAAGATTGCTGTCGGTTTGCTGGGTGCTTAAGGAGTCAGGAGCATTTGAGGATATTGGGAGCTGTTGTAAAATTAAAGCAAGTGGCTCTGGCTTACCCAAGTGTATCAGAGAGAGGGCGTGGAGGCCTATTAGTAGCCTCTGGAAATCAGCTCTGGCCAGCCCTGCCTTCGTTGCAAGGACCTTACCTCCTGTCCTCCAGTGATCTTGGGAGGGATGACGCCTAAGGAGGTGGCGAGGCTCTGCCTCCTGTTTGCTCAGCTGCAGGATGTGGCCTCCAAACAATAGGTTTTTTTAAGGTGCTTCCTCACCATGATTCCCTCCACATCACTCACCTACCATTAGCATCCGACAAGGTGAAATTCCCCGGGACCATTCCAGTTCTAAAATGGATGAACTAGATGTGCTGCCTCCCCTTTTGCAAGTGTATTGTCCAGATGCAATCTCCCTTTGGCCAAGTTGGACAAGTATTTCCAGGGAACCCCTTAAACTGAGGCAAATAGCCAAGATGTTTTGAGTTTTTCCCCCCAGAAGGCAGAGTCTTTGTCCCTTCTCCCATGTGCACAGACATTTTAGCCGAGTCTTAAAAGATCAAGTCCAGTAATGTCTCCATTACTTAAAAGATCAAGTCCAATAATGAGACAAAAGCTAGGGGCCCATGCCCC
Protein-coding regions in this window:
- the NUDT3 gene encoding diphosphoinositol polyphosphate phosphohydrolase 1; translated protein: MMKLKSNQTRTYDGDGYKKRAACLCFRSESEEEVLLVSSSRHPDRWIVPGGGMEPEEEPSVAAVREVCEEAGVKGTLGRLVGIFENQERKHRTYVYVLIVTEVLEDWEDSVNIGRKREWFKIEDAVKVLQYHKPVQASYFETLRQGYSANNGTPVVATTYSVSSQSSRPGVR